One Pogoniulus pusillus isolate bPogPus1 chromosome 10, bPogPus1.pri, whole genome shotgun sequence genomic window carries:
- the MSANTD3 gene encoding myb/SANT-like DNA-binding domain-containing protein 3: MQNEIIKPAKYFSEVEKSVLLALVEKYKYVLECKKSDARTIALKQRTWQALAHEYNSQPSVSLRDFKQLKKCWENIKARTKKIMAHERREKVKRSISPLINTHIIGKEKIASIMPEQMYFLQSPPEDSEYQPDASSQEPFVVSNRELCDEEKELVHFPVCEGTSQPEPSCSDVRIAADKNYRSKASQESALKKMHEEEHHQQMSILQLQLIQMNEVHVAKIQQIERECEMAEEEHRIKMEVLNKKKMYWERKLQTITKEWPVSSFNRPFPNSP; this comes from the exons ATGCAAAACGAAATAATAAAGCCTGCTAAATACTTCTCAGAAGTGGAGAAGAGTGTGCTGCTTGCATTAGTTGAAAAGTACAAATACGTGCTCGAGTGTAAAAAGAGCGACGCGAGAACGATTGCTCTGAAACAACGTACTTGGCAAGCACTAGCTCACGAGTATAATTCACAGCCCAGCGTATCACTGAGAGACTTCAAACAGTTAAAGAAATGCTGGGAAAATATCAAGGCACGGACAAAAAAGATAATGGCACATGAAAGGCGGGAGAAGGTAAAAAGAAGTATTAGTCCACTTATAAATACTCACATCATAGGGAAAGAGAAGATTGCCAGCATAATGCCTGAGCAAATGTACTTTTTGCAGAGCCCACCAGAAGATTCTGAATATCAGCCTGATGCTTCTAGTCAAG AGCCATTTGTTGTGTCAAATAGAGAACTTTGTGATGAAGAGAAAGAGCTGGTACATTTCCCAGTATGTGAAGGTACATCCCAACCTGAACCTTCATGTTCCGATGTGAGAATAGCAGCAGATAAGAACTACAGGAGTAAAGCATCTCAGGAAAGTGCTCTGAAAAAGATGCATGAGGAAGAACATCATCAGCAAATGTCAATTTTGCAACTGCAGTTAATCCAAATGAATGAAGTTCATGTGGCAAAAATACAGCAAATAGAAAGAGAGTGTGAGATGGCTGAAGAAGAACACAGGATAAAAATGGAAGTgctaaataaaaagaaaatgtatTGGGAGAGAAAACTGCAGACCATCACAAAAGAATGGCCTGTATCATCCTTTAACAGACCCTTTCCTAATTCACCTTAG